The following coding sequences lie in one Constrictibacter sp. MBR-5 genomic window:
- a CDS encoding major capsid protein P2: protein MQIQVKLPSFEGIGAGQTATCRLPIGRRYHELQLVYSGVTLAQMTEIRIIANQKVIHRYSATERDVMNQFFGLTAAAGILRLPFDRLFLKQRQAEEVTALNTGSKDKNGRFIGSLHVEIDVAAAAVGTALALYATQSNAVAGGPGVVGHIRKYSRTAAGAGEYEVSDLHFNTPTAQAINSLFINDAGNLNGLVIERGLYKVFERDTALNELIQSDHGRVPQTNWWVYDPAEKGYGGEPLDLVGYSDFRLRLDMAAGATMPIIVEYLGQLGD, encoded by the coding sequence GTGCAGATCCAAGTCAAGCTCCCCTCTTTCGAGGGTATCGGCGCGGGCCAGACCGCGACCTGTCGCCTGCCCATCGGCCGGCGCTACCATGAACTCCAGCTCGTCTATTCCGGTGTCACCCTGGCGCAGATGACGGAAATCCGCATCATCGCGAACCAGAAGGTGATCCATCGCTATTCGGCGACGGAACGCGACGTGATGAACCAGTTCTTCGGCCTCACGGCCGCGGCGGGCATCCTGCGACTGCCGTTCGACCGGCTGTTTCTGAAACAGCGGCAGGCCGAGGAAGTCACGGCGCTGAATACCGGGAGCAAGGACAAGAACGGCCGTTTCATCGGCTCGCTGCACGTCGAAATCGACGTTGCGGCGGCGGCGGTGGGCACGGCGCTCGCGCTGTACGCCACACAGTCCAACGCGGTGGCCGGCGGGCCGGGCGTCGTGGGGCATATCCGCAAGTACAGCCGCACGGCGGCCGGTGCGGGCGAGTACGAGGTCTCCGACCTGCATTTCAACACCCCCACGGCGCAGGCGATCAATTCGCTGTTCATCAACGATGCCGGGAACCTCAACGGGCTGGTGATCGAGCGCGGGCTCTACAAGGTGTTTGAGCGCGATACGGCGCTCAACGAACTGATCCAGTCGGATCATGGGCGCGTGCCGCAGACGAATTGGTGGGTCTATGACCCGGCCGAAAAGGGCTATGGCGGCGAACCGCTCGATCTCGTCGGCTATTCGGATTTCCGGCTGCGGCTCGATATGGCGGCCGGGGCGACCATGCCGATCATCGTGGAATATCTGGGCCAGTTGGGCGACTGA
- a CDS encoding LPXTG cell wall anchor domain-containing protein: MATENDPLWYLSDPLGAVGAFETGKDADAGGGWWSSGWDWLDGVAGTVGDTIGNLADSAAKLWSVDYLTDKFGDGKARPELVWDGRQVVPATGTPLTGYSSGSNNLLIVGGLAAVGLALVFMGRK; this comes from the coding sequence ATGGCAACAGAAAACGATCCGCTCTGGTATCTGAGCGACCCGCTCGGCGCGGTCGGCGCTTTCGAGACGGGCAAGGATGCCGACGCGGGCGGCGGCTGGTGGTCGAGCGGGTGGGACTGGCTCGATGGGGTGGCCGGGACGGTCGGCGACACGATCGGCAACCTCGCCGACAGTGCCGCGAAACTCTGGTCGGTGGACTATCTCACGGACAAGTTCGGCGACGGCAAGGCGCGGCCGGAACTGGTCTGGGACGGGCGGCAGGTGGTGCCAGCGACGGGAACGCCCCTCACCGGCTACAGCAGCGGCAGCAATAACCTGCTGATCGTCGGCGGGCTGGCGGCGGTCGGGCTGGCGCTGGTTTTCATGGGGCGCAAGTAA
- a CDS encoding GNAT family N-acetyltransferase: MPSEGEGGSQGHSLAVVPTGKIAAVVTHLEMLAPPLALSAPAAHANLAVERVAMPDIDWYRGIYRAVGEDWLWYTRLAMDDAELAASIRQPGIEIYRLVRENADIGLLELDFRFRPDVELVFFGVVADAIGTGAAHILMRHAIHRAWRDAPRRFWVHTCTLDHPRALRFYERSGFRAYKREIEIDDDPRLTGVLPRSAAPWYPIVE; encoded by the coding sequence GTGCCGAGTGAGGGCGAGGGGGGATCGCAGGGGCACTCCCTTGCGGTCGTCCCCACTGGGAAGATCGCGGCGGTGGTGACGCATCTCGAGATGCTGGCGCCGCCACTCGCTCTGTCCGCGCCGGCAGCGCACGCGAACCTGGCCGTCGAGCGCGTGGCGATGCCCGACATCGACTGGTACCGGGGCATCTATCGCGCCGTCGGCGAGGACTGGCTCTGGTATACGCGGCTGGCGATGGACGATGCCGAACTGGCGGCGAGCATCCGACAGCCCGGCATCGAGATCTATCGGCTCGTGCGAGAAAACGCCGATATCGGTTTGCTGGAACTGGATTTTCGCTTCCGACCGGACGTCGAATTGGTGTTCTTCGGGGTGGTTGCCGACGCGATCGGGACGGGAGCCGCCCACATCCTCATGCGGCACGCGATCCACCGCGCATGGCGCGACGCGCCGAGGCGCTTCTGGGTCCACACCTGCACGCTGGACCATCCGCGTGCGCTGCGCTTCTACGAGCGAAGCGGCTTCCGCGCCTATAAACGCGAGATCGAGATCGACGACGACCCGCGACTGACCGGCGTCCTGCCGCGGTCGGCCGCCCCGTGGTACCCGATCGTCGAATAG
- a CDS encoding DUF736 family protein, with amino-acid sequence MEVGKLVEHLHERAGQFFRGAVSLDAVPGKILILPTAKHGERSPDFVVKMERHNPTTGEVIEPVVAGAAWWQVGQRDGLKYLSVKFQRPEQPKPIRCAAFFRTEGASKGLDLPPVEGREWRLVWRPPGVRPVADGAEASPDLDDDIPF; translated from the coding sequence ATGGAAGTCGGAAAGCTAGTCGAACATCTGCACGAGCGGGCCGGACAGTTCTTCCGGGGCGCGGTGAGCCTGGACGCGGTGCCGGGAAAAATCCTGATCCTGCCCACGGCGAAGCACGGCGAGCGGTCGCCGGATTTCGTCGTCAAGATGGAACGCCACAATCCGACGACGGGCGAGGTGATCGAGCCGGTCGTGGCCGGCGCGGCGTGGTGGCAGGTGGGGCAGCGCGACGGGCTCAAATACCTGTCGGTGAAGTTCCAGCGGCCGGAACAGCCGAAGCCGATCCGGTGCGCGGCGTTCTTCCGAACCGAAGGCGCGAGCAAGGGGCTCGACCTTCCGCCGGTCGAGGGACGCGAATGGCGCCTCGTGTGGCGTCCGCCGGGTGTGCGGCCGGTCGCGGACGGCGCCGAGGCGTCGCCGGATCTGGATGACGATATTCCGTTCTGA
- a CDS encoding helix-turn-helix transcriptional regulator, which produces MDTPNGYLDRVMRQHGITSDYALAQLLGVRRQAVSDYRRSQIFPSAAIALRIAQLLGLPPELVLLHRMRWLLTRDKEQKAIAVIEKIESIVIAELTRSNDASDAVNSRREHA; this is translated from the coding sequence ATGGACACGCCGAACGGCTACCTTGACCGCGTAATGCGCCAGCACGGCATCACGTCGGATTACGCCTTAGCGCAACTGCTAGGCGTTAGGCGTCAGGCGGTATCGGACTATCGCCGCAGCCAGATTTTCCCTAGCGCCGCCATTGCCCTTCGCATTGCTCAACTTTTGGGACTTCCTCCCGAGCTTGTGCTACTGCATCGAATGCGCTGGCTTCTCACGCGCGACAAAGAGCAGAAGGCGATTGCAGTAATCGAAAAGATCGAGAGCATAGTAATTGCGGAATTGACAAGATCGAACGATGCGTCCGACGCAGTAAATAGCCGACGCGAACATGCCTAG
- a CDS encoding DUF87 domain-containing protein, whose product MIGKDARCIAVFGRRGAGKSTLVKSLVAGAGRLVVFDPMGEYARMPGYRRAASVGEVRKILRASWGRGFRVAFVPEREHVKALHSLSALLWGAQIAYDDGRDTRKLLLVVEEANLGFPNRPMRPGEDAFLRLILQGRHRGIEIIAVTQRPALVSPNFRSNAAETYCFALSDEIDLSTMRRMVGKAREAELRAMPVHHYFRVSNGTVERGVNRLPRITETSMKAGGAQSKKPLATSRGAARSSESNRASGRA is encoded by the coding sequence GTGATCGGCAAGGATGCGCGCTGCATCGCAGTGTTCGGCCGGCGCGGCGCGGGGAAATCGACCCTGGTTAAGTCCCTAGTGGCCGGCGCCGGGCGGCTCGTCGTGTTCGACCCGATGGGCGAATATGCGCGGATGCCCGGATACCGGCGCGCGGCGAGCGTCGGCGAGGTCCGCAAGATCCTGCGGGCGTCCTGGGGGCGCGGGTTTCGCGTCGCGTTCGTGCCGGAGCGCGAGCACGTCAAGGCGCTGCACAGTCTCTCGGCGCTGTTGTGGGGGGCGCAGATCGCCTATGACGACGGCCGCGATACGCGGAAGCTGCTGCTCGTGGTCGAGGAAGCGAACCTAGGCTTTCCCAATCGGCCGATGCGTCCGGGCGAAGATGCGTTCCTGCGGCTGATCCTACAGGGGCGTCACCGCGGTATCGAGATTATCGCGGTGACGCAGCGGCCGGCGCTGGTCTCGCCGAATTTCCGCAGCAATGCAGCGGAGACATACTGCTTTGCGCTGTCGGATGAAATCGACCTATCGACAATGCGGCGGATGGTGGGCAAGGCGCGCGAGGCGGAATTGCGCGCGATGCCGGTGCACCATTATTTCCGGGTGTCGAACGGCACGGTCGAGCGCGGCGTGAACCGCCTGCCGCGTATTACAGAAACCTCTATGAAAGCCGGCGGCGCGCAGTCGAAAAAACCGCTTGCAACATCGCGCGGTGCGGCTCGATCTTCGGAGAGCAACAGGGCATCGGGGCGCGCGTGA
- the mazG gene encoding nucleoside triphosphate pyrophosphohydrolase, giving the protein MTRLLDVMRRLRDPQNGCPWDIEQTFETIAPYTIEEAYEVADAIAGSDMPALREELGDLLLQVVYHAQIAAEMGQFDFAAVARAIADKMVARHPHVFGDTEIRGAAAQTQAWEARKAEERAAKAAASGRRASILDGIALALPALIRAEKLQKRAARVGFDWAEPRRVLDKIEEEIAEVRAEIDAGAGADRFEDEVGDLLFATANLARHLKIDGEAALRRANAKFERRFRMIEEMLGTQGKSADACSLDELETLWEEAKRRESAAT; this is encoded by the coding sequence ATGACCCGCCTCCTGGATGTCATGCGGAGGCTTCGGGATCCGCAGAACGGTTGCCCCTGGGACATCGAGCAAACGTTCGAGACGATCGCGCCCTACACGATCGAAGAGGCCTATGAGGTCGCCGACGCGATCGCCGGTTCCGACATGCCGGCACTGCGCGAGGAACTGGGCGATCTGCTGCTTCAGGTCGTCTATCACGCGCAGATCGCGGCCGAGATGGGCCAGTTCGATTTCGCCGCGGTAGCCCGGGCCATCGCCGACAAGATGGTCGCCCGGCATCCGCATGTGTTCGGCGATACCGAGATCCGCGGCGCAGCCGCCCAGACCCAGGCGTGGGAAGCACGCAAGGCGGAGGAACGTGCCGCCAAGGCTGCGGCCTCCGGCCGGCGCGCGAGTATCCTGGACGGGATCGCCCTCGCCCTGCCCGCCCTGATACGGGCCGAGAAGCTCCAGAAGCGCGCGGCGCGCGTCGGCTTCGACTGGGCGGAGCCCCGCCGCGTCCTCGACAAGATCGAGGAAGAAATCGCCGAAGTGCGCGCGGAAATCGATGCCGGGGCCGGAGCCGACAGGTTCGAAGACGAGGTCGGCGACCTGCTGTTCGCCACCGCCAATCTGGCGCGTCACTTGAAGATCGATGGCGAAGCTGCGCTGCGGCGGGCGAATGCGAAGTTCGAACGACGATTCCGGATGATCGAGGAGATGCTCGGCACGCAGGGAAAGAGCGCCGATGCCTGCTCGCTCGACGAACTCGAGACGCTCTGGGAGGAGGCCAAGCGCCGGGAAAGCGCCGCCACCTGA